The Methanolacinia petrolearia DSM 11571 genome has a segment encoding these proteins:
- a CDS encoding ABC transporter ATP-binding protein yields the protein MVGRKYMLPASLLISALSSLLGILPLIFIWLIIREFLSPATVTSQALIGTYAWWAAGTAIAGIGIYFLALTISHLAAFRVEVEMRRQAMKKIVSFPLGFFDNNTCGRIRKIIDDNASTTHSFLAHQMPDLAASIVVPVVSLVLIFIFDWRLGLACLVPLVISFGIMSFAMGTKGKYFLKTYMDSLEEMNTEAVEYVRGIPVVKVFQQTVYSFKSFQKSIIRYKEMVFNYTISWETPMTAYTVGIHSFAYILVPVAILMIGNSANYAGIVVDLLFYILITPVFANSIMKSMYIRQAMGQAEEAINRIDELTDVKPLPVSSDPKPIHGNEIRFEDVSFTYPGTSRKAVDDISFTVPKGKTFALVGPSGSGKTTIARLVPRFWDTDEGKVFIGGSNVREIDPEELMQNVSFVFQNTSLFRASLYDNICYGNPGATPEEVESALEKAQCREIIDRLPKGLDTKIGAEGTYLSGGEQQRIALARAILKDAPIVVMDEATAFTDPENEHLILEALGKLTEGKTVLMIAHRLTSVVDVDTILVIENGKIAEQGSHQELLDKDGLYAKMWNEYQRSVQWTIGKEALHA from the coding sequence ATGGTCGGCAGAAAGTACATGCTTCCTGCCTCACTACTGATATCGGCGCTGAGTTCCCTGCTGGGCATACTGCCCCTGATATTCATATGGCTGATCATCAGGGAATTTCTCAGTCCGGCCACGGTTACATCGCAGGCCCTCATAGGTACCTATGCATGGTGGGCTGCCGGCACTGCAATAGCGGGCATCGGCATATATTTCCTGGCACTGACCATCTCCCATCTTGCCGCATTCCGTGTCGAAGTCGAGATGCGCAGGCAGGCGATGAAAAAGATCGTCTCTTTTCCCCTTGGGTTCTTCGACAACAACACCTGCGGACGCATTCGAAAGATAATTGATGATAATGCTTCAACAACCCACTCGTTTCTTGCCCACCAGATGCCGGACCTGGCAGCAAGTATAGTCGTGCCCGTGGTGTCGCTCGTCCTGATCTTTATCTTCGACTGGCGGCTGGGCCTGGCCTGTCTTGTACCCCTGGTCATATCCTTTGGAATAATGAGCTTTGCAATGGGGACCAAAGGGAAGTATTTCCTTAAAACCTACATGGACTCGCTCGAGGAAATGAACACCGAAGCGGTCGAATACGTGCGTGGAATACCCGTAGTCAAAGTGTTTCAGCAGACTGTCTACTCCTTCAAGAGTTTTCAGAAGAGCATAATCAGGTACAAGGAGATGGTCTTCAACTATACGATATCATGGGAGACGCCTATGACCGCTTATACGGTGGGCATCCACAGCTTCGCATATATACTGGTACCCGTGGCCATCCTTATGATCGGCAATTCGGCGAACTATGCCGGTATCGTCGTGGACCTGCTCTTTTACATCCTCATCACGCCCGTCTTTGCCAACAGCATCATGAAGAGCATGTATATCAGGCAGGCGATGGGCCAGGCCGAAGAGGCCATCAACCGGATAGACGAACTCACCGATGTAAAGCCCCTGCCCGTATCATCCGACCCGAAACCAATCCATGGAAACGAGATCCGTTTTGAAGACGTATCCTTCACTTATCCCGGCACCAGCCGGAAGGCTGTCGATGATATCAGTTTCACCGTCCCGAAAGGAAAGACATTCGCACTGGTCGGTCCGTCGGGCAGCGGCAAGACCACAATCGCACGTCTCGTCCCCCGTTTCTGGGACACGGACGAAGGAAAAGTCTTCATCGGGGGAAGTAATGTGAGGGAGATCGACCCGGAGGAACTCATGCAAAACGTCTCGTTCGTCTTCCAGAACACCAGTCTGTTCAGGGCCAGCCTTTATGACAATATCTGCTACGGCAATCCCGGCGCAACCCCCGAAGAAGTTGAATCTGCACTGGAGAAGGCGCAATGCAGGGAGATAATAGACAGACTGCCCAAGGGGCTGGATACAAAGATCGGAGCGGAGGGCACATACCTTTCCGGCGGGGAGCAGCAGAGAATCGCATTGGCCCGTGCCATACTAAAAGACGCTCCCATAGTGGTGATGGACGAGGCTACCGCATTCACCGACCCGGAGAACGAGCACCTCATACTGGAGGCACTTGGGAAACTTACGGAGGGCAAAACCGTGCTCATGATCGCCCACAGGCTTACGAGCGTAGTCGACGTAGACACCATCCTGGTGATCGAAAACGGAAAGATTGCCGAACAGGGAAGTCACCAGGAGTTGCTTGACAAAGACGGCCTTTACGCCAAAATGTGGAACGAATACCAGAGATCGGTTCAATGGACCATAGGAAAGGAGGCTCTCCATGCTTAA
- a CDS encoding winged helix-turn-helix transcriptional regulator gives MQNVSKLILFFYILLIFMVTGVQAAEGDYIIKPHEDNQGLIDKGLIDSGGADSTITFWELPLLIKISFIAGILAAIIGTIKIIPIIQGRLEDLFDNQNRNDIFDFISENPGCSIADISNNLGINRGSTKYHIGKLISDSKVTLVKSGKFIRIFENSGIFDEQQKVLASHLRNETGRKLLLSIMENPGITNMDLAEKHDMNKSTIHWPLKKFQKSGIVQSSPEGKYKKYSLNPTFENDLKDYFSK, from the coding sequence ATGCAGAATGTATCAAAACTCATTCTATTCTTTTACATTCTTTTAATTTTCATGGTCACCGGAGTGCAGGCTGCGGAAGGGGATTATATTATAAAACCACACGAAGACAATCAGGGCCTCATCGATAAGGGACTTATTGACTCAGGCGGTGCCGATTCTACAATTACATTCTGGGAGCTTCCATTGTTGATTAAGATCTCATTTATCGCCGGAATTCTGGCGGCAATTATCGGAACAATAAAAATTATCCCAATAATTCAGGGCAGGCTTGAAGATCTTTTTGACAACCAGAACAGGAATGACATATTTGACTTTATATCTGAAAATCCGGGTTGCTCAATTGCAGACATCTCAAATAATCTCGGTATAAACAGGGGTTCGACGAAATATCATATTGGGAAACTGATCTCCGATAGTAAAGTTACATTAGTGAAATCCGGGAAATTTATACGGATTTTCGAGAATTCCGGAATTTTTGATGAACAGCAAAAAGTACTTGCATCACACCTGAGAAATGAGACCGGGAGAAAACTTCTGTTAAGTATTATGGAAAATCCTGGTATTACGAATATGGATCTCGCAGAGAAGCATGATATGAATAAGAGTACAATACACTGGCCCCTTAAAAAATTTCAAAAATCCGGCATTGTTCAATCTTCCCCTGAAGGAAAATATAAGAAATATTCCCTGAATCCCACTTTTGAAAATGATCTGAAAGATTACTTCTCCAAATAA
- a CDS encoding type II toxin-antitoxin system HicB family antitoxin gives MFRFLIIIEKADGNYSAYSPDLPGCVATGKTREEAEKNMHEAIAFHIEGLKDDGLPIPEGKSSASWVLV, from the coding sequence ATGTTCAGGTTTCTGATTATTATCGAAAAGGCGGACGGCAATTATTCCGCATATTCCCCGGACCTTCCGGGATGTGTTGCGACCGGCAAAACCCGCGAGGAGGCGGAGAAGAATATGCACGAGGCGATTGCGTTTCACATTGAGGGGCTGAAAGACGACGGGCTCCCGATCCCCGAGGGGAAGTCTTCGGCGTCGTGGGTTTTGGTTTGA
- a CDS encoding type II toxin-antitoxin system HicA family toxin, with protein sequence MKVREVIKIIEVEGWYLVSVRGSHRQYKNPNIPGRITIPGNMNDTLAPGTLNSILKQAGIKERK encoded by the coding sequence ATGAAGGTTAGGGAAGTCATAAAGATTATAGAAGTAGAGGGATGGTACCTTGTATCTGTAAGGGGAAGTCATAGGCAGTACAAAAATCCCAATATCCCCGGAAGAATAACGATTCCGGGCAACATGAACGATACCCTCGCACCCGGTACACTAAACAGCATATTAAAACAGGCAGGAATAAAGGAGAGAAAATAA
- a CDS encoding 4Fe-4S dicluster domain-containing protein, with translation MGKITFTMAKRILKNLVGGPATLRYPFEPAKRYDASRGHIEINIDDCIFCGLCSKNCPADAIEVSKPDRTWEIDRFRCIICNSCVEACPKDCLSTSNVYKEPVLSGPVKDKVIGPEVEAEKEAPAGAE, from the coding sequence ATGGGAAAGATTACATTCACGATGGCGAAGAGGATTTTAAAGAACCTCGTCGGCGGGCCGGCGACTCTCAGGTACCCCTTTGAGCCGGCGAAGAGATACGATGCTTCGAGGGGCCATATCGAGATTAATATCGACGATTGTATCTTCTGCGGCTTGTGCAGCAAGAACTGTCCGGCGGATGCGATCGAGGTATCGAAGCCGGACCGCACGTGGGAGATCGACAGGTTCAGGTGCATCATTTGCAACTCGTGCGTCGAGGCCTGCCCGAAGGACTGCCTCTCGACTTCAAACGTGTACAAGGAGCCCGTTCTTTCCGGCCCGGTGAAGGATAAGGTGATTGGGCCTGAGGTTGAGGCTGAAAAAGAGGCTCCTGCGGGAGCTGAGTGA